One Neoarius graeffei isolate fNeoGra1 chromosome 16, fNeoGra1.pri, whole genome shotgun sequence DNA segment encodes these proteins:
- the LOC132899901 gene encoding uncharacterized protein LOC132899901 isoform X1, translating to MAEAGRRVQPNVPRSTVSSIIQTFRRENRIGRQPHAGGRRKLLTDRQEQEICNMVIANNAITLTQIRDAVLQNNGVFQNINSISISTIDRVLKKNLITMKQIYRVPFDRNTARVKELRYQYVQRILALEGSETPHILVFVDEAGFNLAKGRRRGRNIIGQRATVDVPGQRWGNITMWAAISENGVATHTASLGPYNTEKLLRFLDQLYVYLVPENERGLEGPHLPQFVTVWDNVNFHRGPRIRAWFNMHPRMHNVLLPPYSPFLNPIEEFFLCLEMESI from the exons ATGGCAGAGGCAGGGCGCAGAGTGCAGCCTAACGTGCCACGCTCCACAGTTTCCTCCATCATTCAAACCTTTCGGCGGGAAAACAG GATTGGCCGACAACCTCATGCGGGTGGAAGAAGAAAACTTCTAACCGATCGCCAAGAACAGGAGATCTGTAACATGGTGATAGCAAATAATGCCATAACACTGACACAGATCCGGGATGCAGTCCTCCAAAACAATGGCgtcttccaaaacatcaactccATCAGCATATCAACAATAGACCGGGTTCTGAAGAAGAACCTAATCACCATGAAACAGATATACAGAGTACCATTTGATAGGAACACTGCCAGAGTAAAAGAGCTGCGGTACCAGTATGTGCAG AGAATCCTGGCACTGGAGGGGAGTGAAACACCACACATCCTAGTGTTTGTTGATGAGGCAGGCTTCAACCTGGCCAAGGGCCGCAGGCGTGGCCGAAACATCATTGGCCAGCGGGCCACAGTGGATGTCCCAGGCCAGCGGTGGGGAAATATAACCATGTGGGCGGCTATTTCAGAAAATGGTGTGGCCACCCACACTGCAAGCTTGGGCCCGTATAACACAGAGAAACTCCTCCGTTTCCTGGACCAACTATATGTATATTTGGTCCCAGAAAATGAGAGGGGTCTCGAAGGGCCCCACCTACCCCAGTTTGTCACTGTATGGGACAATGTTAATTTCCACCGTGGTCCACGCATCCGGGCATGGTTCAACATGCATCCAAGAATGCATAATGTCTTGTTACCACCATATTCTCCATTCCTGAATCCTATCGAGGAGTTTTTTCTCTGCTTGGAGATGGAGAGTATATGA
- the LOC132899901 gene encoding uncharacterized protein LOC132899901 isoform X2, with translation MAVQLIGRQPHAGGRRKLLTDRQEQEICNMVIANNAITLTQIRDAVLQNNGVFQNINSISISTIDRVLKKNLITMKQIYRVPFDRNTARVKELRYQYVQRILALEGSETPHILVFVDEAGFNLAKGRRRGRNIIGQRATVDVPGQRWGNITMWAAISENGVATHTASLGPYNTEKLLRFLDQLYVYLVPENERGLEGPHLPQFVTVWDNVNFHRGPRIRAWFNMHPRMHNVLLPPYSPFLNPIEEFFLCLEMESI, from the exons ATGGCAGTGCAATT GATTGGCCGACAACCTCATGCGGGTGGAAGAAGAAAACTTCTAACCGATCGCCAAGAACAGGAGATCTGTAACATGGTGATAGCAAATAATGCCATAACACTGACACAGATCCGGGATGCAGTCCTCCAAAACAATGGCgtcttccaaaacatcaactccATCAGCATATCAACAATAGACCGGGTTCTGAAGAAGAACCTAATCACCATGAAACAGATATACAGAGTACCATTTGATAGGAACACTGCCAGAGTAAAAGAGCTGCGGTACCAGTATGTGCAG AGAATCCTGGCACTGGAGGGGAGTGAAACACCACACATCCTAGTGTTTGTTGATGAGGCAGGCTTCAACCTGGCCAAGGGCCGCAGGCGTGGCCGAAACATCATTGGCCAGCGGGCCACAGTGGATGTCCCAGGCCAGCGGTGGGGAAATATAACCATGTGGGCGGCTATTTCAGAAAATGGTGTGGCCACCCACACTGCAAGCTTGGGCCCGTATAACACAGAGAAACTCCTCCGTTTCCTGGACCAACTATATGTATATTTGGTCCCAGAAAATGAGAGGGGTCTCGAAGGGCCCCACCTACCCCAGTTTGTCACTGTATGGGACAATGTTAATTTCCACCGTGGTCCACGCATCCGGGCATGGTTCAACATGCATCCAAGAATGCATAATGTCTTGTTACCACCATATTCTCCATTCCTGAATCCTATCGAGGAGTTTTTTCTCTGCTTGGAGATGGAGAGTATATGA